In the Spirochaetota bacterium genome, TTGCGTTACTGCAACGCATAAAAAAGTACTATAACCCAATGATTATACATGTGACCCACGATTTTGATGAAACTGTATCAATGGGCGATTACCTATATGTGCTAAGTGGTGGGAAGATCATTCAGCATGGTAGTGTGCTGGATGTGTATCGGTATCCTCAGGATGTGTTTGTTGCAGCCATGGTGGGAGCAAGGAATATTTTTACCGGGAAGCTAGTGCATTCAAAGGAGGGTGCGTATTTTGTTACTCACAAAGGCTTGCGGTTTTTCTTGGGCAATTTTAGTGCAGGAAACCCTACGCATGCAATTGTCCGTTCGGAAGATATTATCATTGCAAAAAGAATGCAACACAGCAGTGCAACAAATCAGTTTAAAGGAGTTGTCACCGACATTACAGAAATTAAGGGGCTGTATAAGGTGAGCATAGATATTGGTGAAACCATACAATCGGTAATCACAAAGCGCTCCCTTATTTCGTTGAATATAAAAAAAGGAGCAAAAGTTGTTGTAATTTTTAAAGGCAGTGCAGTATATTTGTTGTAACAACAGAGGTAGTCAATGCAGCGATTATTTCATTACACTTTTCTGATAACTTTACTGTGTGTCCTTTCTCAAGGAGCTATCGCACAAAATCCGCTGGAAGCTAAAAGGTTAAACCAGTTGGGGCTACAGTTACTTGAATGTGGCAACTATCAAAAAGCATCTGAGTATTTTAATTATGCAATACAAGCCGATCCATCAAATAAACTTTTCTACAATAACTGTGCCGTTGCATATATGAATATGAAAGAGTATCGCAAGGCAAAGGATATGCTGGCGATAGCTCTGGTAATTGATCCTCACTATGTCAAAGCACTCACCAACATGGCAATTGTGAGTTTTCATTTATTACAATTTGCTGAAGCGTATAGCTATTACACAAAAGCGCTTGTAGCCGATAGCTCATATACAAAAGAACGCTTCAGGATAGATAAAGTCATTGCAGGCGTAAAAAAGGTACAGAGTGAAAATCCCAATAACTCAGATGTTAAAGAGATTCTGCGGCAACTGGAAATAATTAAAAATACAAATGATGCCACGTTAAAATAATTTTGAACTATCTAAAAGTATTGTAACAGGCCCATCATTAATAATGGAAACCTGCATATAAGCTTGAAATTTTCCCTGCTGCACTTTTGGATAATGCTTGGCACATAATGAAACAAATGCATCAAAGAATTGTGATGCCTGTTGGGGCTTCATTGCACTGGAAAAGGAAGGCCGTCGTCCTTTGCGGGCATCACCATACAGTGTAAACTGTGGCACGATAAGAAGCTCCCCACCAACATCAGCTACTGATAGGTTCATAAATGAATCTGCATCATCAAAGATGCGCAATCCGATTATCTTATGGCAGATGTAGTTGAGGTCGTTGTCTGTATCAGTATCGGTAAAGCCAACAAACACACACAACCCTTTATTTATGGAAGCTATAATATGGCTATCAACTGCAACGCTAGCCTGGCGTACTCGCTGGATTACTGCCCGCATTGTTTTACAAAAGTTTTTTCTTTAATACATTTTCAGGTTGAACACCAATCATTCGGTCAATCTCTTTGCCATTTTCAAACAGAATGAGCGTTGGAATTGATGAGATGCCATAACGCTGTGCTGTTTCAGGATTGTTATCCGTGTTTACCTTTACTATCTTTGTTTTTATTTCAGGATCCTGAGACAACTTTTCAAGTATTGGGGTTTGCATTCGGCAAGGACCGCACCAGGGTGCCCAAAAATCAACCAGCACTTTGCCATTATGTTCAAGTACTTCAGAACTAAAATTACTATCGTTTATTTCTACCAAGCCCATGATTACCTCCACATAATTTCAGATTACAATAATAGCATACAGATATATAAATTCAATAATTATTCTGTTACATATAATGGTATTTGTAATATTTTAGAATATAGCCAATATGGTTTAGTAGAACACAACATTATATTGATTGTATATAAAATTATTGTCAATTCAAAAGATTGGAAAGCAATGCTATAAGTTATTTTTTTTTTAGTTAAATTATAAGTATAGACAATAATAAAATAAGTTTATGTAATGTTTACATATTCTTTTTATTTGACATGCAGCTATGGGTTGATACAAATAATAAAATCTAATTTCAATAGTATATCCATTACTATGGTTTGTTGCAGTGTATACACTATAAAACAAAAGTGCATAGTAAATCGGGGGAAATGGTTACAGGCAACTATTATAAGGAGTTTTACGCATGCTAACAATTAAAAATCTTTTTAAGTCTATCTGGCTCATCATGTGGGCTTCGCTGATGAGCGTATTGCTTTTTATACCTATGACTGTGGCTGCTGTATTTTCAGTTACCGGTAATCTGGCGTTTAACATTTCCAAGATATGGGCATGGACAATGCTTATAGTAACTGGTGTAAAGGTGCACATAAAAGGTAGGGAAAAAATACAGCCTGGTGTGCAATATGTAATTATCAGCAATCATCAATCTCAGTACGATATATTAGCTCTAGTGACATCGTTAAAAATACAATTCAGATGGGTGATTAAAAAAGAATTGCTGTATGTACCATTGTTTGGATGGGCGCTGTATGCCGCAAAAAATGTATTTATTGACAGGGGTAACAGGGAAAAAGCCATAGCAAGCATTAACAGGGCCGTCAACCGTTTACCAAAGGGCGTTAGTATACTGGTATTTGCAGAAGGAACACGTTCAAAAGATGGTTCATTGCAAAAATTTAAAAAGGGTGGTTTTACAATAGCCATAGAACGAAAGATGCCCATTTTGCCAGTAGCAGTCAAGGGAAGCAGGGAAATTCTTCCTAAGGGCAGTTTTGTTTTTACCCGTGGCAGCATTGAGGTAGTGGTGTGTGATCCTATACCAGTTGAAGAGTATACTCACGAAAGAATTGATGAATTGATTAATAAAACTCATACAATTATAGAAGACGAACTCAAGAGAAGTTAATTTCCCTCAGCTGTGTATATATTGGTCCTGTGGGGGTTAGCTTTGATGAAAAAAGCACAATGCGATTGAATACTGCAGAGCCAAATTCTGCTCTCTCTAAGGATTTCAGCTTCTCGTTAATCTTTTCTGTTAGTTTTCTTCCCTTTCGGATGCGTGCAAGGGTAAGGTGTGGCACAAAGGGGCGGTTTTCTTCTTTTATGCCAAATTGTTTTACAAATGACTCCATTTGCTTTGCCAGCTGATTCATTGCTTTTTCATTGGTAATAATCCCAGTCCAAAGTACTGAAGGGTTTTTGCTGTTGGGAAACATCCCAATTCCCTTCACAGTATACTCTAAGGAGGATAGCTGTATTGCAATAGTACCAAATGCTTTTTCTATTGCATGTGCAACATTACCTTCGCACTCACCAATAAATTTAAGTGTTAAGTGGTATT is a window encoding:
- a CDS encoding ABC transporter ATP-binding protein, coding for MLTLHNIYWQNAQFTLSIPFLEFADHAHCMIMGRSGSGKTLLLSIIAGIVKPQSGNVLVDGGNITSVPPHKRGIAMVYQEPLLFPHLSVYENICFGLVMQRVQKTIINDKAHEAMKLCNIEHLKNRDTRNLSGGEKQRVAFARAIVTEPRILLLDEPFTSLDPVSKEELVALLQRIKKYYNPMIIHVTHDFDETVSMGDYLYVLSGGKIIQHGSVLDVYRYPQDVFVAAMVGARNIFTGKLVHSKEGAYFVTHKGLRFFLGNFSAGNPTHAIVRSEDIIIAKRMQHSSATNQFKGVVTDITEIKGLYKVSIDIGETIQSVITKRSLISLNIKKGAKVVVIFKGSAVYLL
- a CDS encoding tetratricopeptide repeat protein; the encoded protein is MQRLFHYTFLITLLCVLSQGAIAQNPLEAKRLNQLGLQLLECGNYQKASEYFNYAIQADPSNKLFYNNCAVAYMNMKEYRKAKDMLAIALVIDPHYVKALTNMAIVSFHLLQFAEAYSYYTKALVADSSYTKERFRIDKVIAGVKKVQSENPNNSDVKEILRQLEIIKNTNDATLK
- the dtd gene encoding D-aminoacyl-tRNA deacylase produces the protein MRAVIQRVRQASVAVDSHIIASINKGLCVFVGFTDTDTDNDLNYICHKIIGLRIFDDADSFMNLSVADVGGELLIVPQFTLYGDARKGRRPSFSSAMKPQQASQFFDAFVSLCAKHYPKVQQGKFQAYMQVSIINDGPVTILLDSSKLF
- the trxA gene encoding thioredoxin → MGLVEINDSNFSSEVLEHNGKVLVDFWAPWCGPCRMQTPILEKLSQDPEIKTKIVKVNTDNNPETAQRYGISSIPTLILFENGKEIDRMIGVQPENVLKKKLL
- a CDS encoding 1-acyl-sn-glycerol-3-phosphate acyltransferase, with translation MLTIKNLFKSIWLIMWASLMSVLLFIPMTVAAVFSVTGNLAFNISKIWAWTMLIVTGVKVHIKGREKIQPGVQYVIISNHQSQYDILALVTSLKIQFRWVIKKELLYVPLFGWALYAAKNVFIDRGNREKAIASINRAVNRLPKGVSILVFAEGTRSKDGSLQKFKKGGFTIAIERKMPILPVAVKGSREILPKGSFVFTRGSIEVVVCDPIPVEEYTHERIDELINKTHTIIEDELKRS
- the thpR gene encoding RNA 2',3'-cyclic phosphodiesterase, which gives rise to MNRLFIALPIDDLIITNLKPVYNTLSAFSDVLKVVEPAQYHLTLKFIGECEGNVAHAIEKAFGTIAIQLSSLEYTVKGIGMFPNSKNPSVLWTGIITNEKAMNQLAKQMESFVKQFGIKEENRPFVPHLTLARIRKGRKLTEKINEKLKSLERAEFGSAVFNRIVLFSSKLTPTGPIYTQLREINFS